The DNA segment TACTACTGGAGAACATATTAGGGGAAAAACGCTTTTCAGCAGGACAAAACAAAGGTTTATTTCTTTGGGAAACCGCAAAAATTTGCACATGCCTCTGGAGATTCAACTTGCAACCCATTCTATGATAATGAATCATTTAGCTCAATGAAGATACTCAAATATGCAATGAATGGAACTGTGTACCTACTATGAATAAAGCAAATACAAGAGGGATTACCTCTGTCTTTGAAAAGATAAGGAAATGTAAAAATAACCTGGATGTTGAGAAGGCTTCTCTCTTGCTTCAGTGCTGAAGCTGATCACCAATTTCTGCTATCTGATTCATCAATTCTGTGACTCCTTTAACGGGGACAAATATAGAATCCAGATTTTCTTTCTGAACATTCCAAGTCAATTCATTCCACCAGTCCACCTCTCCTATGATCCCCTTTAAATTGCTACTTGAAACATCCATGGGAGAAAGAGTTTTGAGGTTTGGGCAACCATAGAAGCTCATCCATTCTACTTTTGGTGCAATGCATAGACCACTAGAAATACTGATCAATTCATGCATGTAATGAAGAGATATCTTCTTCAACTTTGGAAGATGATCTATTGAGCACAACTGTATTTCTTCAGCAGGAAGCTCATGGGTTACAAGGCTGATGATTTTAGGACAATTTTCAATCACAAGCTCCTCTAAGATGTTGAGATTTTCAAGCAAATCCAAAGTGAAAATGGTTGTCAATTGGGGACATGTATGCAATGCCAAGGACTTTAGGCTGGATAGACAACCCTTTTGAACTGGCCCTTTCCAGAAGCTCCTTAAATTCTTCATATAATGAATACTCAAGTACTGTAGTGATCCAAGTACAGTATCTTCATTGACATCTCTAGCATTATCTTCTTGCTTATTGATTTCAGCTCCATCTACAAGGGTTTGGATCTCCTTACATTCCCCCAATACACAAACTTCCAacttcttcatattttcaatcCCAAATTCAGATAGCTTGGTAAGAGTTAAATGACGATCCAGGAAGAGTGCAGTAGCATGCTGGAGCACTTCCTTAATTTCAACTGGGATATCTTCGCCATTAACATACTTCAAGcatcttttttgctttttaaacTCAAATGTTGTTTCACGTGGCAATCGAGATATAATGCGCTTAAGATGACCACCAACCATAAAGCTGAAGCGTGACAATGACAGGAATGGTATCTCATTCCACATGAAGTCATTCAACAGCACAATTTCTGGCAAGTAAAGTTTGAGAACCTTCAACTCTTTTAAGCTGCATACTtcctttataatatttttcactGTCCCATTCCATCTCTCATCATCTGGATTCACGTCTATGCTTAACTCCTCCAACTGAAGAAGTTTTCCTATTACATTATGGGGAATGATTGTTGTTGATctgttattttttctttcatctttatCCTCTCCATAAAATGACAATTTCAAGCACGTCAATTTAGACAGTTTTCCAACATCCATTGGTAGACTTATGATTTCAGTCCCTTCAAAATCAAGCACCTCAAGATTACTGAGTTCTCCAACTTCAGGCGGCACCTTCATGAAGAGTTCACAAcctcttaaaaagaaatttctgagtttgaacaatttaaaaagggattttggtaaaaattttattctagtATGAGACAAGTCTAGGATTTGAAGAGAAGTCATATGTTCAAAGAATAAATGAGGAATAACTGTTAGGAAAGGGTTGGCCTGTAATAACAACGCTCTGAGTTGGGGGCAATTTGGACTATCTGGTAGCTCAAACAATTCATTATTCATCAAGCATATCTCACCTGCTTCTTCCCATGCCTCATCATTTGGTGGCATAGTTAGTCCCTTTCCACCTAGGTTAAGGACTGGCGGATTTAGCTTAGGTCCAAACAGATTTCCTAATTCCTCACGGATTTCATCTCGCATTCGGACAGAAACTCCATTCTGAGAACTCTCCAACAAGAAGGCGTTGAGGAGATCTTCAACAATCACTTCTCCTTCACCAACTGTTCCTATTAAGCCATCTTTGATCCACCTCTGAATCAAATGAACTTTGTCCATCCCTTCCTTGTCCATGTTCAGAGCACAGTGTTTGACACAGTTTGTTTTTGAACCTAACTGCTCACAAATGAATGCTAGTGCATTAAACAAGATGCTATCTTTCATCTGAGAAGTGGGGCACACGCACAGTGCATGAGATGCATGTTTCCAAATGCTAACATCATTGACCTCTTTCAAGGCTCTTCCCATTAGAACAATGGCAAGTAAATGGCCACAGCATCTTTCAACCACATCTATGGCCACACCTTGGATATGTGAAGACCGAACAACTTTGCCAACAttcatacaaaataatttccatgaTAACAGATGATCTTCCATTCTGATCTCTAGATCCACTGTCATCCTGCGATGAGCTTTCTGAAGTCTTTTGAATGTTCTTCGAGTTCCACCAGTTGGTTCCCACGTGAGACATATTTATACTTTCATGAATATAATCTACAATGATTAAAAAGTTTGTGCCTCTTAATAATTTGTCTACTTCCTGTCTGCTTAATGTTGAGTTGCCCGATTGTGCAGCAATATGTTTTTCAATATCTGCGATGGTTGAATATGATGAGGCACGAACCTGAACAACAACGTTAAACATTTTCCTTATCTGTGGTAGATTCTTCAATTGTGATGTAACTCTTATCGCATCTCGTCCAGAAATCCCGATCCTCAGAACTTCAGGGTTTTCTATGTCTCTTGAAATTTGGTTAATAGCAAAATCAACAGCCAGATCACATATTTTTTCTGGCACAAAGATGATATTGCCATGTTGTGCTGAGGCTTCCTCACCTTGTTTCACCGCTGAATGTCTGTGGATTGTGCCTTTCTTACCTTGTTCCACCTTTGAATCAGACCGTGTCTCTTTGGTATGGATTGTGGCAGTCGTATCAACAGCTAGGGACTTCTTGCACATCTTGTTAATCACCTCAGGGGGAACGTAAGCTTCAATATCATCCATTGAATGATCCAGCAGTGTAATGATTTCAGAATACATCTTGGAAGTATCTACTGGTGTCATCTTTCTCTCTTTGGGAAGCATTTTTTCCATCTCTCTTACTTTGCGATTAATCTGCAAAACATCCCGAATCCAACCTTCATGCCTACCTTTGTTCACCATATTCATAGGATATGATAAGATTAGGCATAACAAATCTTTCTTCCTGTTCAAATCCTCCCCTTTTTGCTTAATTAGTTGATAGTCCATTTGACTTTGGATTCATAAGATGCACCCTTCTCCGGGCTGAGTGATTGCAGATGCTTCTTTGAGTCCTCCACTAAGCCTTTAAATTTTGAACTGTTGAAATtgggaaagaaaaatgtaagactaggtggtgttttttttatatatataattttaaatttaaataaaacttaatttaacttaattctaAGTacaacttaatagtattaattattaagttgtttggttttttttattattttacttttgttaagtattaagtattaataggGTGAGGGTCATGTTGAGATTGTGGTTTGgttgtttcaaaaaaattatttttaacattaaaaaaaaaatcaaatattttgattttttctatttagtcaaatataagtaataagtaaaaaaaataaaaataaaaaaagttaaaaacaaattatctaaAGCCTAACATTAAATTGCATTCAGCATTTAGTTTCAAAGaacaaataccacctaagtCTAAAATGCAACCATAGAGTCCTACTTCACTCTAAACTTTAGCTAgtatataaatcaaatttttttgttttcaagttaCACCTAACTATGGTGGTTAGCATCAATATGAATAAGCTCCTTTCCTAGTCAGTTTAGAACATTTAGATCTAGGTATTCatattatggaaaaaaaaagattttggttcccaaaaagttagacaaaatgaaataaggaggaaaaatgtaagaaaaaattataaaatttctcTCATTTAGTTGCACATGGACAAgttaagggaaagaaaattaaatagttggcaaatataattttttcaaactttCCTTACCTTTAtctaaagaaaatgaggaagaaaattttttgtatttcatattcttttttctataGTGTTTTTTTCCTCAACTTTTTATAGGATAcacaaatataagaaaagaaaaatataaatatgattacAATGAATAGCAAAgtggtagcaaaaataaattttgaaaatattttcttatgtaggggtttcaccaattccccaaattaatatacacgaatttaacctaaaattatcccatttatttgagaccacaagctttgattcgcgttttgttcaaaaccaaaatttttgttgaaaattgagaaggatgCGAATCAATTAAGACacggttgcatattattttttaaaaagaaaagagattttgattctagaggctttaaatgaatttttttttaaaattcttaaaaggtttttttttagaaaaagagttttgttttaaaataaaagaaattaacttttaaaataacaaaaatagaaaacaaaatatcaatcaaaacaaaaggaaacaaagatcacaaaataaaatttttagaaaatcatgTCAATTAAAGTGGTGAGAGTAAGGTCAACCTTCATAGGTTTCCAGTGGCCCTCAAAAAAGGATTTGACTAACAATCACTAAGGCAACAATTTTATGACttcctaatcaaacaaactaacaaaaattatcatccaaaaaactaacatttagatttcaagaaacacatgaataactagaattaaattaattggaattaaaaatataaactttacctcacaagatcaattaaactaaagaattaagatcgaTAACAcgttcaaattaaaaataaactagaatttaaactaatcagaattaaaaatataaactttaccttacaagaccaattaaactaatagatttaagatcaataactcattcaaattaaaaataaactaaaattaaactaattggaattaaaaatataaattttatctcacaagatcaattaaactaaagaattaagatcgataacatattcaaattaaaaaaaattagaatttaaactaatcagaattaaaaatataaactttacctcacaagatcaattaaattaaagaattaagatcaataactcattcaaattaaaaataaactaaaattaaactaattggaattaaaaatataaattttatctcacaagatcaattaaactaaagaattaagatcaataacatattcaaattaaaaataaactagaagtaaactaattggaattaaaaatataaatttttcctcacaagatcaattaaactgaagaattaagatcaataacatattcaaattaaaaataaactagaattaaactaattggaattaaaaatataaattttacttcacaagaccaattaaactaaagaattaagatcaataacatattcaaattaaaaataaactagaagtaaactaattggaattaaaaaatataaactttatttaaactttcatatagattaaaataaactagCATAGAACTAATGAATTGCAATCATAAAAAAGAGACATTtaatctaagaaaaataaaagattgttcaaaatcgagattaaaagaatttatcacaaacaattaattaaaccaaTAAACTAAaacccaaactaaaaaaaagaaatattgtaTCGAAAACCGGAAACTAACCTGCATTATATCGGAAAAATACTCTCTTGATGTATCAAAATGGCAGCCCCCAAAAAAGATTGCTTTTCTATGTGGACTTCCGCTCTCAAAAGAAAAGTCCTCTCTCTTGCTGCCCGTTTCTTACCTTCTTATTTATATGACAGCCCACCTTTctggaatattttattttcttttgggaGATGTATTTCCAACCTTAAAGGAGATCCCACTTTCTAAACTTCTGATGGCACTTACCATTTCAATTGACTTAATAAAAGAAACCTGTTAACCCAATGAACGTTGTCTGGTGGGTCCCATGGTCTTATTCTCTTGTCTCTTCCAATTAGAAACAGCCGCCTATGCCATTTCTTCGTGCTCCCAGTGCGAAACCTCGTTTGCAGCCTCTACGTGTTCGGTGGGGTCAGCGGTGATCCAAAATACGGAGATGGCGGAGGAGCGGTTGGCGAAGGCGGAGCCGCTTTTAGGTGCCGGCGTAGGTGATAAATCTGGCGGATCTGCTGCATCAAAGTGCGATTCTGATCCAACACGGACTGCATCCGCCGAAGTCAGTCATTGAAGGTTTCCCAGACCTCAGCGCTACCCCTCTCTGCCTCTCGCCGGAGTCATCTCCTTCGTTTGCAGGGCTGGAACTTGCGCAACGACGATCAGCGGTCGCAAAGCTTTATCGACTGCGATGATGGCGGTTATGGTGGTGGCGGCGCCGGAAACCATTGGAGGCGTCTTCGTCCATGTTAGATTCGGCCGGCGATGGTGAGGAGTGCAGCAGCGTTGCAATGTGGAGATGATGGTTCCGACGGCAGTGTAGCGGTGCAGGTAGACGAGATCGCATCGTCGGTGGTCGGCAGTGCATGAGGAGTGGTCGTCGGAGGTGAAATCGAAACCGACGCCGTCTAAACCTGGATCAGACATGAAGGTTCCATGCAGGGCAGCGTCGTTGCTGTTATCAGAGAAGAAGTCCGGGTCCAGAGGCGGCACTGCCAGTGGATGCATTCTTGATGTGCCTCCCCAGCCAGTGTGCCATTGGTCGCGATGAAGTGTGGAGAATGATAATGGCGGTGATTGATCAGTATCAAGACCTAGTCTATGTGTGGCTTCGATGAGTTGTTGCTTTTCTATGGAGATGCGGTGAATTCGTGTAGACATGCAAATGACTACTATAAAAAAGGCTTGTTTTCTCCAACTGATAGCGTCCCTGTGGAGGTGATGCTCGCTGCTGGTAGAGATGCATCTCTCTTGAAATGACCTAGCTTCCTACCATGCTCTCTGCATTTTCCGCAACGGAGTCTTGAAGTACCCAGATTCTTGAAAAGATCTAGAATGACTACTAGCGATTTGACACCCTTCTACATTAATAGGAACTGATCTAGGAACATTCAAACTTTGGTAAGCACATCTAACCTGTAATACTAGATCCGCTTTTGTTTTGAATGCTACAATTGCTATGATCTAATGGCCCTAGGAGTTTTGCATGCACCTAACAAGATTCAAGGCCAAGGAATAGAGTAATCCTGGTTTTCTTACAAATGTTAAGgtagagcccttaaaagtagtgacatgatgtaacatttaatttcattatatattatattagtttCCATTTCTATCCTATTTACATTATATGATATATTAGTCAAGCCTAATCACTTATATCGTGCGAgacttgagtgcattagaagttgtatGGAAGATTCAAATCATGAGTTTCTTACAAGTTGATATGTTGattcatagttggttcatggatttaggctaTCTAGTAGAAACTATGATacactaccttctaattggTGGGATTACCTGTTTTAGTCATCAGGATGGATTTTCCATGATGAGTGTATGATTACAACTAAAATATGTGCTTCAATGGCACACAAGGACTATAATTTATGCAATATAAAAAGTGTTAATCACTCAACTTAACTCAAATTGATGCTAAAACCCTATCCAATGATCTAAATTCTACTTAGCCTAATATCAAGTTTAAAGGATGAAAAAGGTATAAGTTACAAGGATCATTTTTCAGCCATGGTAGAGCAGGGGGTTAAGTGCGCTCAAATGAGAGATTCAAAATTTGTGAAGCATGATGAGAGCTTAAGCAAAGGAAAATAGAGTAACACGCAACATGATAAATAAGAAATGGAAGTTATGAAGAGAGTTAAAGAGCAAGAAAACATGAGAAAGAAGGTTGGAGGTCATAACTTGAAGTTTAAAAtgaaattcataatttaaaatctgGTAGCAATGCATGGAAGCTTTAAGGTAAATTTTGTAGAAATTTTAAAGATCACTTTGGGGCAAGCTACAAATGGTTCCAAAGCTTGAGAAATCAAAAGTCCAACACTTAAAATGGTTCACGAATCAGAGTTGAAGTGAGAAAGTTAAGACCAATTGAAACTAGCTGGGCAAAAGA comes from the Vitis vinifera cultivar Pinot Noir 40024 chromosome 12, ASM3070453v1 genome and includes:
- the LOC104881068 gene encoding disease resistance protein At4g27190; this encodes MVNKGRHEGWIRDVLQINRKVREMEKMLPKERKMTPVDTSKMYSEIITLLDHSMDDIEAYVPPEVINKMCKKSLAVDTTATIHTKETRSDSKVEQGKKGTIHRHSAVKQGEEASAQHGNIIFVPEKICDLAVDFAINQISRDIENPEVLRIGISGRDAIRVTSQLKNLPQIRKMFNVVVQVRASSYSTIADIEKHIAAQSGNSTLSRQEKAHRRMTVDLEIRMEDHLLSWKLFCMNVGKVVRSSHIQGVAIDVVERCCGHLLAIVLMGRALKEVNDVSIWKHASHALCVCPTSQMKDSILFNALAFICEQLGSKTNCVKHCALNMDKEGMDKVHLIQRWIKDGLIGTVGEGEVIVEDLLNAFLLESSQNGVSVRMRDEIREELGNLFGPKLNPPVLNLGGKGLTMPPNDEAWEEAGCELFMKVPPEVGELSNLEVLDFEGTEIISLPMDVGKLSKLTCLKLSFYGEDKDERKNNRSTTIIPHNVIGKLLQLEELSIDVNPDDERWNGTVKNIIKEVCSLKELKVLKLYLPEIVLLNDFMWNEIPFLSLSRFSFMVGGHLKRIISRLPRETTFEFKKQKRCLKYVNGEDIPVEIKEVLQHATALFLDRHLTLTKLSEFGIENMKKLEVCVLGECKEIQTLVDGAEINKQEDNARDVNEDTVLGSLQYLSIHYMKNLRSFWKGPVQKGCLSSLKSLALHTCPQLTTIFTLDLLENLNILEELVIENCPKIISLVTHELPAEEIQLCSIDHLPKLKKISLHYMHELISISSGLCIAPKVEWMSFYGCPNLKTLSPMDVSSSNLKGIIGEVDWWNELTWNVQKENLDSIFVPVKGVTELMNQIAEIGDQLQH